A region from the Coffea eugenioides isolate CCC68of chromosome 9, Ceug_1.0, whole genome shotgun sequence genome encodes:
- the LOC113782810 gene encoding aspartic proteinase-like, with protein MGIRMNAVTVTLFISLLLLPLAFSSSNDGLVRIGLKKIKFDQNNRLASRLESKDGETLRSSIRKYHFRGKLGDPADTDIVALKNYMDAQYFGEIGIGTPPQKFTVIFDTGSSNLWVPSSKCYFSVPCFFHSKYKSSQSSTYKKNGKSAEIHYGTGAISGFFSQDNVKVGDLVVKDQEFIEATREPSVTFLVAKFDGIMGLGFREISVGNAVPVWYNMVKQGLVKEPVFSFWLNRKTEEEEGGEIVFGGVDPNHFKGKHTYVPVTQKGYWQFDMGDVLIEGKPTGYCGGGCSAIADSGTSLLAGPTTIITMINHAIGASGIVSQECKAVVQQYGQTIVDLLLGEAQPKTICSQIGLCTFDGTQGVSMGIESVVDERAGRSSGLRDAMCSACEMAVVWMQNQLSQNQTQERILNYANELCDRLPSPMGESSVECGSISSMPKVSFTIGGKVFDLAPEEYILKVGEGAAAQCISGFTGLDMPPPRGPLWILGDVFMGRYHTVFDYGKMRVGFAEAA; from the exons ATGGGGATCCGAATGAATGCTGTTACAGTTACTCTGTTCATTTCGTTGTTGCTGCTTCCTCTGGCGTTTTCCTCTTCAAATGATGGACTTGTTAGAATTGGattgaaaaaaattaagttTGATCAAAACAACCGCCTTGCTTCACGGCTTGAATCTAAGGATGGGGAGACTTTGAGGTCTTCAATTAGGAAATACCACTTTCGTGGTAAACTAGGGGACCCTGCTGACACCGACATTGTTGCACTAAAGAACTATATGGATGCTCAGTACTTTGGCGAGATTGGTATTGGGACACCCCCTCAGAAATTTACTGTAATCTTTGATACTGGCAGCTCTAATTTGTGGGTACCTTCATCAAAATGCTACTTCTCG GTTCCATGTTTTTTCCATTCCAAATATAAGTCCAGCCAATCTAGCACTTACAAGAAGAATG GGAAGTCTGCCGAGATTCACTATGGCACTGGAGCTATATCTGGATTCTTTAGTCAGGATAATGTCAAAGTTGGTGACCTAGTTGTGAAGGATCAG GAGTTTATTGAAGCAACAAGGGAGCCTAGTGTTACTTTTCTAGTTGCCAAGTTTGATGGTATAATGGGACTTGGATTCCGTGAAATATCAGTTGGAAATGCTGTTCCAGTGTG GTATAACATGGTTAAGCAAGGTCTTGTCAAGGAGCCGGTGTTTTCCTTCTGGCTAAACCGGAAGACAGAGGAAGAAGAAGGGGGTGAGATTGTATTTGGTGGGGTTGACCCAAATCACTTCAAGGGAAAACACACTTATGTTCCAGTGACACAGAAAGGTTATTGGCAG TTTGATATGGGGGATGTTCTAATAGAGGGTAAACCAACAG GTTACTGCGGAGGTGGATGTTCTGCAATTGCAGACTCTGGAACTTCTCTGTTAGCTGGCCCAACG ACTATTATCACGATGATAAATCATGCAATTGGAGCTTCTGGTATAGTTAGCCAAGAGTGCAAGGCTGTTGTGCAACAATATGGGCAGACAATTGTGGACTTGCTTTTGGGAGAG GCTCAACCTAAGACGATATGCTCTCAGATTGGATTGTGCACTTTTGATGGAACTCAGGGTGTTAG CATGGGTATTGAGAGTGTAGTGGATGAGCGTGCTGGAAGATCATCTGGACTGCGTGATGCTATGTGCTCAGCTTGTGAAATGGCAGTTGTTTGGATGCAGAACCAGCTCAGTCAGAATCAAACTCAAGAGCGAATCTTGAACTATGCCAACGAG CTTTGTGACCGGTTGCCTAGCCCCATGGGAGAGTCATCTGTTGAGTGTGGAAGCATTTCTTCCATGCCTAAAGTTTCCTTCACTATTGGTGGCAAAGTTTTTGATCTTGCTCCAGAAGAG TATATTCTCAAGGTGGGTGAAGGTGCCGCTGCACAGTGCATTAGTGGTTTCACTGGTCTAGATATGCCTCCTCCTCGTGGACCTCTTTG GATTCTGGGCGATGTCTTCATGGGTCGCTACCACACTGTTTTTGATTATGGCAAGATGAGGGTTGGATTTGCTGAAGCAGCTTAG
- the LOC113783079 gene encoding B-cell receptor-associated protein 31, translating to MIRLLFSLIFAEMALIVIFVFKTPLRKLVIMGIDRVKRGRGPTVVKAVAGTLFVVMMSSGYNAVAIHNRWSQDADINPTDQILFANYLLEASLMGFSLFLAFMIDRLHHYIRELRIRRKSMEAGKKQNRISDDGKNGDFKALEEESAALRAKVKNLEAELDEKTKEASSAEANKLALKKQSEGFLLEYDRLLEENQSLRSQLQSLDRRISHSDSKKIM from the exons ATGATTCGATTACTGTTTAGTTTGATATTCGCAGAGATGGCCTTGATCGTGATCTTCGTCTTTAAAACCCCCTTGAGGAAGTTGGTGATAATGGGCATCGATCGGGTCAAAAGGGGTCGCGGTCCAACCGTAGTCAAGGCTGTTGCCGGGACCCTTTTTGTGGTTATGATGTCCAGCGGCTACAATGCGGTGGCGATCCACAACCGTTGGTCTCAAGATGCCGATATAAATCCGACGGATCAGATTCTTTTTGCGAACTACCTACTTGAAGCCTCTCTTATGG ggttttcccttttccttgCATTCATGATTGACAGGCTACACCATTATATCAGAGAACTGCGGATACGAAGGAAAAGTATGGAAGctggaaagaaacaaaaccGGATTTCTGATGATGGGAAGAATGGTGACTTTAAAGCATTGGAAGAAGAATCAGCTGCATTGCGGGCAAAGGTTAAGAACTTGGAAGCAGAGCTTGATGAAAAGACTAAAGAAGCAAGTAGTGCTGAAGCCAATAAATTGGCTTTGAAAAAGCAATCAGAAGGTTTTCTCCTTGAATATGACCGGTTGCTTGAGGAAAATCAAAGCCTTCGAAGTCAGTTGCAATCCTTGGATAGGAGAATCTCACACTCAGATAGCAAGAAGATTATGTAA
- the LOC113783078 gene encoding probable F-box protein At4g22030, translating to MSTLNTSGILHSSPYSAVSPSLCKKGTFMSISKSRTTNIPLPNLQTRVFGDELELGRDLIIKSLTGTLLKKQANTIRTGRDSADESADSLVLAKLYAILEAVADRVEMHKNIGEQRKNWNSLLLSSINTITLAAATMSGVAATTAVGSAPVAALKMSSTLMFLAATGMLLIMNKIQPSQLVEEQRSATRLFQQLHNEVQTVISIGHPTDKDVKEAVEKVLALDKAYPLPLLGVMLEKFPSKVEPAVWWPQQANDSSHKTGSKSNGWSSKLEKEMRSIVEVLRIKDEAEYLRLGGKALKFNKLLAISGPFLTGIAAIGSAFVGSSSHIGFLAAMLGVVGGALASIVNTFEHGGQIGMVFEMYRSNAGFFKLMEESIESNMMERRENGELFEMKVALQLGRSLSELRDLASASSSSNEVEDVNEFGSKLF from the coding sequence ATGTCAACACTTAACACTTCTGGCATCCTACACTCATCTCCCTATTCTGCAGTATCCCCCAGTCTATGCAAGAAAGGCACATTTATGTCTATCTCAAAATCACGGACTACAAATATTCCCCTCCCAAATCTCCAAACTAGAGTTTTTGGAGATGAGCTGGAGTTGGGCAGAGATTTGATAATCAAATCTTTGACTGGTACCCTTCTCAAGAAACAGGCAAACACCATTAGAACTGGCAGAGACAGTGCTGATGAATCAGCTGATTCATTGGTGCTGGCAAAGTTATACGCCATCTTGGAGGCAGTTGCGGATAGAGTGGAGATGCATAAAAATATTGGGGAGCAGAGAAAAAACTGGAACAGCCTACTTTTGTCGTCCATTAATACAATTACTCTTGCTGCTGCAACGATGTCGGGAGTTGCAGCCACAACTGCTGTTGGCAGTGCTCCTGTGGCAGCCTTAAAGATGTCCTCTACTCTAATGTTTCTTGCAGCAACTGGGATGCTATTGATAATGAATAAGATTCAACCCTCCCAACTTGTAGAGGAGCAAAGAAGTGCTACAAGATTGTTCCAGCAGTTGCATAATGAAGTCCAAACGGTTATAAGTATAGGTCATCCCACAGACAAGGATGTAAAGGAAGCAGTGGAGAAAGTTTTGGCACTTGACAAGGCCTATCCACTTCCTCTCCTTGGTGTCATGCTCGAAAAATTCCCATCTAAAGTAGAACCTGCAGTTTGGTGGCCTCAACAGGCAAACGATTCCTCCCACAAGACGGGTTCGAAATCGAATGGCTGGAGCTCGAAGCTTGAGAAGGAAATGAGATCAATTGTTGAGGTTCTAAGGATTAAGGATGAAGCAGAATATCTAAGGCTGGGTGGGAAAGCCTTAAAGTTTAACAAATTGTTAGCCATAAGTGGTCCCTTTTTGACTGGCATTGCTGCCATTGGTTCTGCTTTTGTGGGCTCTTCTTCTCATATTGGTTTCTTGGCGGCCATGCTTGGAGTCGTGGGCGGCGCATTGGCAAGCATCGTCAACACATTCGAGCATGGAGGACAAATTGGAATGGTGTTTGAGATGTACAGGAGCAATGCCGGGTTCTTTAAACTTATGGAGGAATCCATAGAATCCAATATGATGGAGAGacgagaaaatggtgaattatTCGAAATGAAGGTAGCTTTGCAACTAGGAAGGAGCTTATCCGAGCTCAGAGATCTTGcatctgcttcttcttcttcaaacgAAGTTGAAGATGTCAATGAGTTTGGTAGCAAGCTATTTTGA
- the LOC113782001 gene encoding probable F-box protein At4g22030 encodes MASLQASAFIFHSTSPCPLFRLHQKRTLKAILDQVPQPGSSNGRNGRSGAAKLARDSMSLTTATTHDQKHEASSNNNRKLNNIHADADGTDDTMIVMAKLYVILEAVADRVVMHKNIGKQRENWNSLLLASINAITLAAVTMSAIAATSADGAGAPVTALKLSSTIMFVAATGMLSIMNKIQPSQLAEEQRNAARLFQQLHNQVQILINIGNPSENDVKETIEKVLAVDKAFPLPLLGVMLEKFPRMVAPAVWWLRQQPGQAEELTTKMECSNGWNVKLEKEMETILEVIRRKDKAEYLRLGGKALKLNKVLAISGPVLTGLAAIGSAFTGSPSHGFWAAMLGVVGGALASIVNTVEHGGQVGMVVEMYRTNAGFFQLMEQTIEANMMNKQENGELFETKVALQLGRSLSDLRDLAPSSSSSNGEEHVEEFACKLF; translated from the coding sequence ATGGCATCTCTTCAAGCTTCGGCTTTTATATTCCACTCGACATCTCCCTGTCCTTTGTTCAGGCTTCACCAGAAGCGAACACTAAAGGCGATTCTTGATCAAGTCCCTCAACCGGGGTCATCAAACGGCCGCAATGGACGATCGGGGGCGGCGAAGCTGGCCAGGGACTCTATGTCTTTGACCACTGCAACTACTCATGATCAGAAACATGAGGCCAGCTCCAATAATAACAGAAAATTGAACAACATCCATGCTGATGCTGATGGCACTGATGATACTATGATAGTAATGGCAAAGCTCTATGTAATTTTGGAGGCAGTTGCAGATAGAGTGGTGATGCACAAGAATATTGGCAAGCAGAGAGAAAATTGGAACAGCCTACTTTTGGCATCCATCAATGCAATAACTCTTGCTGCTGTAACAATGTCTGCTATTGCTGCAACAAGTGCGGATGGTGCCGGTGCTCCTGTTACAGCCTTAAAACTGTCGTCTACTATTATGTTTGTTGCAGCAACTGGGATGCTGTCGATAATGAATAAAATCCAACCATCCCAACTTGCAGAAGAGCAACGAAATGCCGCAAGATTATTTCAACAGTTGCACAATCAAGTCCAAATACTTATAAACATTGGAAATCCTAGTGAAAATGATGTGAAGGAAACAATAGAGAAAGTTTTAGCTGTTGATAAGGCATTTCCGCTTCCTCTCCTTGGTGTCATGCTTGAAAAATTCCCACGTATGGTAGCACCAGCAGTTTGGTGGCTTCGACAGCAGCCAGGGCAAGCTGAGGAGCTGACCACTAAGATGGAATGCTCCAATGGCTGGAACGTAAAACTCGAGAAGGAAATGGAAACAATTCTTGAGGTTATAAGGAGAAAAGATAAAGCAGAATATCTGAGGCTGGGCGGAAAAGCCTTGAAACTGAACAAAGTGTTGGCTATAAGTGGTCCTGTATTAACAGGGCTAGCAGCCATTGGTTCTGCTTTCACGGGATCTCCTTCTCATGGGTTTTGGGCAGCTATGCTAGGAGTTGTAGGTGGTGCGTTGGCAAGCATTGTTAACACAGTAGAGCATGGAGGACAAGTTGGAATGGTTGTCGAGATGTACAGGACCAATGCTGGTTTCTTTCAACTCATGGAACAAACTATAGAAGCTAATATGATGAATAAACAGGAAAACGGTGAATTATTTGAAACGAAGGTGGCTTTGCAATTAGGAAGGAGCCTATCAGATCTTAGAGATCTTGCaccttcctcttcttcttccaaTGGAGAAGAGCATGTCGAGGAGTTTGCTTGCAAACTTTTCTGA
- the LOC113783524 gene encoding probable F-box protein At4g22030 produces the protein MSTLNSSGILHSSPYSAVSPSLCKKGTFMSISKSRTTNIPLPNLQTRVFGDELELGRDLIIKSLTGTLLKKQANTIRTGRDSADESADSLVLAKLYAILEAVADRVEMHKNIGEQRKNWNSLLLSSINTITLAAATMSGVAATTAVGSAPVAALKMSSTLMFLAATGMLLIMNKIQPSQLVEEQRSATRLFQQLHNEVQTVISIGHPTDKDVKEAMEKVLALDKAYPLPLLGVMLEKFPSKVEPAVWWPQQANDSSHKTGSKSNGWSSKLEKEMRSIVEVLRIKDEAEYLRLGGKALKFNKLLAISGPFLTGIAAIGSAFVGSSSHIGFLAAMLGVVGGALASIVNTFEHGGQIGMVFEMYRSNAGFFKLMEESIESNMMERRENGELFEMKVALQLGRSLSELRDLASASSSSNEVEDVNEFGSKLF, from the coding sequence ATGTCAACACTTAACTCTTCTGGCATCCTACACTCATCCCCTTATTCTGCAGTATCCCCCAGTCTATGCAAGAAAGGCACATTTATGTCTATCTCAAAATCACGGACTACAAATATTCCCCTCCCAAATCTCCAAACTAGAGTTTTTGGAGATGAGCTGGAGTTGGGCAGAGATTTGATAATCAAATCTTTGACTGGTACCCTTCTCAAGAAACAGGCAAACACCATTAGAACTGGCAGAGACAGTGCTGATGAATCAGCTGATTCATTGGTGCTGGCAAAGTTATACGCCATCTTGGAGGCAGTTGCGGATAGAGTGGAGATGCATAAAAATATTGGGGAGCAGAGAAAAAACTGGAACAGCCTACTTTTGTCGTCCATTAATACAATTACTCTTGCTGCTGCAACGATGTCGGGAGTTGCAGCCACAACTGCTGTTGGCAGTGCTCCTGTGGCAGCCTTAAAGATGTCCTCTACTCTAATGTTTCTTGCAGCAACTGGAATGCTATTGATAATGAATAAGATTCAACCCTCCCAACTTGTAGAGGAGCAAAGAAGTGCTACAAGATTGTTCCAGCAGTTGCATAATGAAGTCCAAACGGTTATAAGTATAGGTCATCCCACAGACAAGGATGTAAAGGAAGCAATGGAGAAAGTTTTGGCACTTGACAAGGCCTATCCACTTCCTCTCCTTGGTGTCATGCTCGAAAAATTCCCATCTAAAGTAGAACCTGCAGTTTGGTGGCCTCAACAGGCAAACGATTCCTCCCACAAGACGGGTTCGAAATCGAATGGCTGGAGCTCGAAGCTTGAGAAGGAAATGAGATCAATTGTTGAGGTTCTAAGGATTAAGGATGAAGCAGAATATCTAAGGCTGGGTGGGAAAGCCTTAAAGTTTAACAAATTGTTAGCCATAAGTGGTCCCTTTTTGACTGGCATTGCTGCCATTGGTTCTGCTTTTGTGGGCTCTTCTTCTCATATTGGTTTCTTGGCGGCCATGCTTGGAGTCGTGGGCGGCGCATTGGCAAGCATCGTCAACACATTCGAGCATGGAGGACAAATTGGAATGGTGTTTGAGATGTACAGGAGCAATGCCGGGTTCTTTAAACTTATGGAGGAATCCATAGAATCCAATATGATGGAGAGacgagaaaatggtgaattatTCGAAATGAAGGTAGCTTTGCAACTAGGAAGGAGCTTATCCGAGCTCAGAGATCTTGcatctgcttcttcttcttcaaacgAAGTTGAAGATGTCAATGAGTTTGGTAGCAAGCTATTTTGA